Proteins from a single region of Candidatus Kaelpia aquatica:
- a CDS encoding DUF4115 domain-containing protein, with amino-acid sequence MANIGIKLRKARQKLGYDYDFITQKARIHPKVLQALEDEDFGYFKSALYLRSFLGKYVRFLGLDEDQILSELDMLPAELKSGEQGYVKSGSMPNKLVLIFKTTILSLFIVSSIYFVFLGIKKTLAVFINHDGPDLKMEDVMNVEIINDGIVKVEDAAVKKSSEEYLAVQLTIKASEDCWIQLRADSEKIFDSILKANQSETWNANEEFELWVGEASRLSFILNGRNIGPIGRGIIKGIKITSAGIDLP; translated from the coding sequence ATGGCTAATATAGGAATAAAACTAAGAAAGGCGCGTCAAAAGTTAGGCTATGATTATGATTTTATTACTCAGAAAGCCAGGATACACCCTAAGGTTCTACAAGCCTTAGAAGATGAAGACTTTGGTTACTTTAAATCCGCTCTTTATCTAAGAAGCTTCTTGGGTAAATATGTTCGGTTTTTGGGGTTGGATGAGGATCAAATCTTAAGTGAACTGGATATGCTTCCGGCAGAGCTTAAATCTGGAGAGCAGGGATATGTTAAGTCCGGCTCTATGCCTAATAAGCTTGTTCTGATTTTTAAAACAACCATACTCTCTCTGTTTATAGTCAGCTCCATATACTTTGTATTTTTAGGAATTAAAAAGACATTAGCAGTATTTATCAATCATGATGGTCCTGATCTCAAAATGGAAGATGTTATGAATGTCGAGATAATAAATGATGGTATAGTTAAGGTTGAAGATGCAGCTGTCAAGAAGAGCTCAGAAGAATATCTTGCTGTACAATTAACAATAAAGGCTAGTGAAGATTGCTGGATTCAACTCCGCGCTGATAGTGAAAAGATTTTTGACAGTATTTTGAAAGCCAATCAATCTGAGACATGGAATGCTAACGAAGAGTTTGAGCTTTGGGTTGGAGAGGCATCCCGACTTTCGTTTATACTCAACGGTAGAAATATTGGTCCTATAGGGAGAGGTATTATAAAAGGGATAAAGATTACTTCTGCTGGCATAGACCTACCTTAA